CGGACGATGTTCACATGGTTGCGCATGCTCGGCGCTGGGGAGTGCAGGTCGGAGCAGAACGGCCAACAAAGGGCGCAGCCATTGCTGAACGAACGGCAGCAGTGATCTGGAGTCAGCTCGATCAGATTGATGCGCGGATTTTTCTTTGGAACGTCTTCCCACTACATCCCCACGAACCTGGCGACTGCTTTTCCAATCGACAGCACAATGCCCGCGAGCGGTGCGCTGGGGAAGAACTACTCCAACAACTAGTTGGCGACTTGCGACCAGCCCGAATCGTTGCAATCGGCAATGACGCCGCCGCCACCGCCCACCGGATTGCGAATACGACGCCGGTCTATTGCGTGAGGCATCCAAGCTACGGAGGCCAAACGGAGTTCAAGGCGCAGGTAGCGTCGTTATACAAGCTTTCCGGTTGCGACTCACTGTTCTAGTGGGATGCGCGTGGTTCGGAACACCAAGAGAAAAGGTCTGTGAAACACAATCCTAAGAAATTCTCGGCAGAAATCGACGCGTTTATCGATCGCTATGTTACTGACTTGCGCCGGGGAACGGCGGCGGTTTTCGCGGGGGCGGGACTCTCCGTCAGTAGCGGCTACGTGAATTGGGCCGAGCTATTGCGCGGAATTGCCGCTGAGCTCGATCTGGATGTCGACCGCGAAACGAATCTGGTCGCGGTAGCGCAGTATCACGTCAATGAGAGGCTCAATCGCAGCCACATCAATCAGAAGCTGATCGACGAGTTCAGCGTCGGTCACGACATCAACGAGAATCAGGAAATTCTCGCATCATTGCCCATCGACATTTACTGGACAACGAACTACGACCGCATGATCGAGCGCGCACTCGAAGCAGCCGGTAAGGTCGTTGATCGGAAGTACACCGTCAATCATCTCAAGAGCACGGTTCGGTGTCCCGACGCCGTGGTGTACAAGATGCACGGTGATGTCGAAGATGCCGACAACGCTGTCCTTACGAAGGATGACTACGAAGGGTACTTTCGGGACAGGGAACTATTTGTCACCACGCTCGCGGGGCACCTACTTAGCAAAACGTTCCTGTTTCTCGGGTTCAGCTTTACGGACCCGAATATTGACTACATCCTGAGCAGGATCCGTGTCGCCCTGAAGAAGCAGCCCAAGTCGCACTACTGCATTTTGCGGCGGGAGGTTCGCAAGCCACGAGAGAAGCTGGCCAATTTCAAATACCGCCAGAAACAACAGTACTACTTTGTTAAGGATCTTGCGCGGTTAGGCATCCAAGCGCTGATGGTCGACGAGTTCAGCGATATCACGGGAATTCTGGCAGCCGTGCAGACGCGCTATCGTGCGCAGACGGTCTTCATCTCCGGAAGCGCTTCCGAGTTCTACCCGTGGACTGCGGATGATGCGGCGGATTTGATCGAGTCGCTGGCGGACAGGCTCATACGTAAGAATCTCACCATTGTGAGCGGCTTCGGGCTGGGCGTCGGCCCATCCGTAATCGCGGGGGCGCTTCAGACGATCCAGCGACACCCCCAGCGATATTCCCGCGAGCAGCTCCAAACGTTCCCGTTTCCGCTAGTGGACGGGGCGAGGCCACGGCGCAGCCGTATGTATCGACAACATCGGGAATTCATGCTGGAAAAATCGGGAATCGCGATCTTTCTATTTGGCAACAATGAAGACGGAAAAGGGGATGTAGAGGATTCGGAAGGCGTATTGCAGGAATTCGAGATCGCCAAACAGATGGGGGTGCACGTCATCCCTGTCGGTGCAACAGGGTGGGTGGCCAAGCGAATCGCCGGCGAGCTATCTCCGACGGTGAAGGAGCGCTCGCGACAGTTCCAGAAAGCTTTTGCTGCCGCTATGGACGAGAACGTTTCCGTGGAGGAAACGGTCAAGGCAGCGATGACGATGGTGGACGAATACTGCCGGCTCTGACCGCCGCTGTACGAGCCTGCACGATAGCAACGAACAAGGGAAAAAGCGATGGGAAGAAAGATCTTTGTTTCGTACAAGTATGCGGATGAACAGGTGCATACCCTGCCAGATCGCACGGAGACCACGACGGCGCGTCACTACGTGGATCTCCTGCAGGAAATTCTGGGCAAGGAAGATCACATCAACAAGGGAGAGG
This genomic stretch from Cupriavidus basilensis harbors:
- a CDS encoding uracil-DNA glycosylase, producing MRLHPFVESVAKLQFENCFNPYTDRCEVHDRWDAPRRRSSVLSAMLHRAAEEPIDAIWIGRDLGYRGGRRTGLALTDDVHMVAHARRWGVQVGAERPTKGAAIAERTAAVIWSQLDQIDARIFLWNVFPLHPHEPGDCFSNRQHNARERCAGEELLQQLVGDLRPARIVAIGNDAAATAHRIANTTPVYCVRHPSYGGQTEFKAQVASLYKLSGCDSLF
- a CDS encoding SIR2 family protein, producing the protein MKHNPKKFSAEIDAFIDRYVTDLRRGTAAVFAGAGLSVSSGYVNWAELLRGIAAELDLDVDRETNLVAVAQYHVNERLNRSHINQKLIDEFSVGHDINENQEILASLPIDIYWTTNYDRMIERALEAAGKVVDRKYTVNHLKSTVRCPDAVVYKMHGDVEDADNAVLTKDDYEGYFRDRELFVTTLAGHLLSKTFLFLGFSFTDPNIDYILSRIRVALKKQPKSHYCILRREVRKPREKLANFKYRQKQQYYFVKDLARLGIQALMVDEFSDITGILAAVQTRYRAQTVFISGSASEFYPWTADDAADLIESLADRLIRKNLTIVSGFGLGVGPSVIAGALQTIQRHPQRYSREQLQTFPFPLVDGARPRRSRMYRQHREFMLEKSGIAIFLFGNNEDGKGDVEDSEGVLQEFEIAKQMGVHVIPVGATGWVAKRIAGELSPTVKERSRQFQKAFAAAMDENVSVEETVKAAMTMVDEYCRL